GATTTGTGTAAGTACATTCTATGATGGTCACAcaatagcaaaaaaataaataaataaataaataacagtcaTATAACAAGACAGTTCTCATAATGTGTCCCATTTAAACAATGTATGACAGTACCAGCCACAGAGTCTGTGTCTGGTGTGTCTTATGAAGAAAAAGCAGACAGTTTAGACAGCATGGAGTAGAAGAAACCTGATCTGCACCACCCCCAGGAATGAGGTCTGAAGGATAGTGGTATTTAGGGATTCTGGTGGCATAGGAAGGCACCCCAGAAAAAGACTAtggcatgtgcaaaggccctggaaCCTGTGGGGATAGGGAGATTCCTATATAGATTGAATccggaggcagggaggagaggcctCAGTCTGGGATGAATTCTGCCCTTTATCCTACAGCAATGGGAAACCTTTGAGAGGTTTCAAGCAGGGGAGTGACAAGACCACATGTGTGTCTTAAGGTCACTCAGCCTCTAGCGTGGAGAATGGATTGGAGCTGGGGtgaatatggaaggagagagcacaGTTAGAATTAGAAACTCGGGAGCTCTGAGCCCCCTGCCTCTGCAGCAGCCCGCTCAGAGCCCGTGCACCACTggactcctgcctcctccctcaacTGGCAGCTGGATCTTGGGAGTCTCTTAGGCTTCCCGTTGCTGTAGGTTTTgaaatctgtaaaatggggaagactatttccctTGCCTGACTCATTTTGTTTCCTTCACTGAATATATTCAGTGACAGTTGGGAGTCCTTTGCAGCACTGGCTGGAAGCAGTGGTCAAAGCTAGTGACTGCGGGGCCTTTGTTGCAAGCAGGGGTCCACTCCCACTGTCTTCACCTTGCACAGATTCACCGAGTGTCTGCTGATGTAGGGTTGGCTTCTGGGCCTCGGCTCCAGGGAATAGCAGCAGCTAGATATTCCAGAGCAGAGGACACAAGTCCAACAGCCTCCACCACTCAGGGAAGACTTCAGTAATTGCCCTGTCTGCTGCCCACATGCTCTGGCATCTACCCTGGTTCCCATGAACTGGGGATTTGCATGGTCACCCCTGTTCATATTCGCTGCTGCGGGCCAGGCTCTGAGCTAGGGCAGACCCGTTTCCTGGACTTAGGAGTCCTTCTATCTCATTCCACCTAAAACGGTGCATTTGAAATTCTAACCctgtgggactggagagctggcttggtgatcgagagcactggctgttcttgaagcagactggttcagttcccagcatctacatgggaCTTCTCATcattgcctgtgactccagttctaggggatctgatgtctcctactggcctcctcaggcactgcagtcacatggcacatgcacatgcacatgcacataaattgAAGAATTAATTGAAGAAGCCTGATGCCATGTACATTGATAATGACTTCAAAAAGAGGGTTGACTTGGAAATCTGGAAATGTTGCCTCTACTGCCAGTTCTGATCCCAAGTGTCTAGAAGTAAGACCCTTCCACTGACCTTGATAAGCCTTAGTTTCTACATCAGATGAAGGGTAGAGAGAAGTTTCAGGACCTTCACAAAGAAATTCTGTAATTTTATAATGTTTCCCCAAAACCTGGATCCCCTTTCCAAGTCCTATGTATGGTCTCTATTCCCCCCTCATTTCAAAAGAATCAAAATACTTTTGACTTTAAGTCCCTTTTAATAAAAAGGTCCCAACTTCAGATGCTTATAATAGTCTCAGTAGGCACTAAAATGATTGACACACCCAATAGAGAGAGGTGGGCTCTATAGCCAGGCAAAGGGCTTGTGTTATTTAAAGGAGACAATTTGTTCCTAATGCCAGCAAATCAGTACTTTATCAAACATGTAGGCTGGAGCCAACTTTTGCTTCCCTTCCAGGGGTGTCTAGCCTCCTGATGTTGTGATGCAATGTTGTCATATGTAAAGTCCGTGCTTGAGAACTATGTACCACGGTTCCAAAAAAGACTCAACATGTTTAAGTAACTTCACAATTTTCTGTTGGGTGGCACTAACAGTCTCCTTGGCAGCCACACTAGCCACACATCTTGGCTCGGATGGGcacccttttctttctaatcacggggctgtctctctgtcttccactCAGCACTTTTCCCGTTTTCTTTGTTATATGCAAATTTAAATTTAGAAGATACTTCCTACCTCATCTCTTGCTGAACATCTCACCACGGCATCCCACGGACCCCGACTCATTTCCTTTCTGCCTGGTGTTTACTGAACAACTTCCCAGGGCAGAAGAGGGCCAGAGTGCAAGCCTCTGAGATCCCCTCTTGTGCCTGGTCCCTTGCAGGCTGAAACATCAGCAGCCACCCAGACACCGCCATCAACTCCTCAATCATCTGTCACCAAGTCCTCTCCAGCCTTCTGGCCAACAGGGTCTAGGTTCGTTGACCCTGGTGTTCCTCAAGCACGGGCCTCAGCAAGGTCCTCCATAGCCAGTCTTCCCAGCAGCCACTGTCACCATCTCCCATCCCTCTTGGCAAATGGCGCCAGACTTCAATTAGAAATGACTCTTTTTGTGTTTGGGTCTGGGGAAACTCAACAGCTCTTGCCCAGGGCAGTGCTTAACGAAAGTGGCTTACCACAACCACAATTTGTCCCTGCTCTGCCATGGAGAGGTGGCGGTTGGTGTCCTTCCCCTTGCGTCTGGGCTGGCCCGAGAGACTTGCTTAACCAGTAGACTAAGCTGGAAATGGTGTCACAAGACTTTCCTGACTGTTAGAAGATGCCTTGCCGTCACCGTCTGAGCCTCTGGAGACACTTTCTCTCAGAGCCATGAGCTGCCAAGTGTGTCCAGCTGTCCTGAAGCCATTATGCTGTGAGACAACCCAAATCACATGGAGAAGCCGGTGTGGGGGCTCTGGTCAGCATGCTGGTTGAGCTGGCTCACAGCCGGGTGCTAAATTGCCCTTTTGAGAGTCAATCTGCCAGTGCTCAGCTGACATCCTGAGTATCATGGGTAAACTCCCTTAACTTATAGAACCATGAGCAAAGCTAAATGGTTATTTTAAGACTTGATTTTGAGGTTGCTTGTTGTATATACTAACACATAACCAGAATAGTGCTCTCCAAATGTtgactgaatgaataaatggttCCTCTTGTTGTGAGGTTCAAGTGGTATCTCTGCCCTATTTAAGGGCTTGTAGCTGGCATTCACAGTCCTCCCTCATCTGGCTTCAGCCTGCTTTTCTGACTTTATTGTCTGCTCTCTCGGCATGAATCCAGCCTATGCTAAAGTTTGAGCTATTTCCCAAACACACAAATACTTCTCCAACACTGTTCCTTCACTTATGTATTCTGCTTTCTCAGTCCAAATGCCCTTTTCTCTCCCGATCTCGTTCAGTAAACTTGCTTACCGAGACTTTGGTCAAACACCTTTCCTGGCTGTGTTGGTCACCCGTGAAGCTTCCCCTCCGGCCTTTCCCCTTGACGGTGCAAATCCTCTTCCACTGCACCGGGTCTCACTCATTTCTCATCCCCTATTGCATTGCGTGGGATGGGTAAGCGGCATGTAAAAGGATGCACACACTGCCTGCATTGAGGCTGACCTGTACGTAGAGTGGCACATACAGTTTCTCAAGGCGGGTACTCAAGTCCTTGGAAGAAAGAACTCTCAAGGAGAGGCATAGGCTTTGGTGATGACTTGGGTTTTGAACCCTAACTGTATCACTGTGTGTTTTTGGGCAAGATGTTTAAATTCTCCGAGCTTCCCTTTCCTTATTTGGAAATGAGAGGGCTCAGGTGAGAACAGGCCCAAAGGGTCTATCTAGCTCAGTGCTTGGTCTAAGACAAGCTCTTAATGTATGCCTGCCGAATGGGTACAACAGATCAGGCAGCCAGCTTGAGGAGCCTCTGGGATGGTGTCAACTGGGAACCCTTTCCCACCAatacattttcttaaagaacaaggaaaaaggaaggggggagagagagagagagagagagagagagagagagagagagagagagagagagagagagagagactagtcAAAGCCAAGGGTATTAGTCTATGTGATGTCAGCAAGCGGCTGCTGAGGACTCTTCTCATCAGCAAATTGAACGATGGGTAATGGAATCTAAGCTCCCCTCCAGCCCTGACATTCCAAGAGCattaaagaaaaaggatgaatcacCCCCTTCAAAATACCaatatgggctgggccctccccctgcTGTCCCCTTCTAGCACAGCTAAGAGCTCTTAATACACagccagcttcctcctgcagctgccACCAAGCTTCAACCCCCTTTCCCAGGAGTCTCAAGCAAGACTGATAATGGACCTCCGGCTTCTCTGTCTCAACAGGGAGCCAGATCCCGTTCCCAGACTCTGGGGGCCGTGGGGCCTTCCGTGGACATTTGACCTCAGTTTCCTTGAGTATGGAGGGTGGCTGGGTGTTGAAAGGGTGGCAGGAAATAAGGGAAGCaattaagaaagagaaggaacccGCATAATATTGATGGGAGTGCTGGGTTACTGGGACCCTCTGTACTCTGGTGGGTACTGGGTTTGTCCAAGGCAATGCGTCTGTGATAGTTATAAATCTCCATGAAGGAAGACACTGTCCCTCAGCAGCTGCATCAGTTCATAGACACAGACTTCCACAGCCTAAGAGGACTCCTAGATCAGTTTTCCTCCTCCTAGGAGACAGGCAGTGGGTGACCGCGGGGACATTGCCTCTTTGCGTACAGCTCTCTCCCTTAGTATTATAGTATCCATACTAATCATAATAGGAGAGAGCGGCCAGGGCCGTGCATCTTCAGGCACACACGTTCCTTCCAGGACCAGCGcctcctgccttcttcttctGGGACCGCCTGCGGCCTGCAGGGTTCTCTGTGCGCGCGCCGCCGGAGCCTCCTCGCTCCAGCCCTCCGGGTCTGTCAGTGCGGTGGTCTGTGGCCCGTCACGTCTGCAGCGCGGGTCCTCCCAGCTCACCCTGGCTCCTGGCTCTGAAAGCCGAGAAGCTCGCCGGCTGCGAGCGGGTTTTCCaagtgggcaggggtggggaggaggggtgcGGGCGGGCGGGCCCGCGGCGGGAGGAGGGGGCGTCGTGGAGGGAAGACCTCGCATTGTAATCCAATGACATTACCAACGTGGGGGTGGGGGCGCTGGCCTCCGCGCGCTCTCCGAGTTTTGGCTGCCCGCCCAGCTGGGAATAACTCTCTTCGCATAATTCGCGTGTTTACCAGGCATGAAAATTCTTGCTTtggccccccccacccccgccccatccCCGACCCAAGCCCCCTCCTCGTCcctcctccctacctcctccGCCCCTCGCAAGTGAAACTCTGTCTACAAAAATATTGGCCCGGGGCACAGAAAGTTTTGCATAAATTCATAAGTGATGAATGGCTGATTTTTAACGTTATTTGGGTATTTGTCAGAACTTAACAAATATACATGGGGAAGGCGGTTCATAAACTTAAACATCTCAATATCCTCTTTCTTCTGGAAATAAATTACGTTTGTTTGCCCGGCTTGGAGTCTTAAGGTAGCCGACATtaggaatattttaaaagccatCATCCATCGAGCATGTCTCCCAGGCGCCAGAAAGATTAAATGAAAGAATCATAAGATGGAGGTCTTTAACTTTTAATCCTTTTACAATGAAGCCTCAGATAGTCGCAGGGGCAGGGTGCCCTCTCTGGGGGGAATAATGCCGTTATTCCTCGGCTCCCAGTTAATGAATACCCTAACGTCTGTCCCACGACTGACGGAGGCAGCGCCGGGGAGGGGGCTCCGGCTCCCGGGCCAGGCTATTGAAATGAGGAGCCACCGAGGCTGCGTCGGGAGGGAAGAAAGCGCCGGGCTGGAGGGACGGGGAGGGCGGGGCCCGGGGCTTTGAGTCTGAGCTGGGGACCCGGGCGCAGGTTTGAAATAATTAGCATAGATTCGCTGCGACTCTGGACTGGGgcgtgggcggggggggggggggggggaggagggacgGAGGACCCGAGGCCCGGAGGGAGGCGCGACGAGGTGgcaagggggtggggaagggagcaaAGGAGAGCGACTGTGGAGTCCAAGATAAATAAAAGGAGCGGGGAGCGGTGTCAGGAAGCCGGCCCACGTGGAGCTGTGTGCATGGGCGCCACTGGGGACTGAGGCGGAGGGATGCACGCAAGAGTCTAGAGTCGGTCCGAGAAGTTGGATTTATAAGGGGTGGGGTGCAGTGATATTTGCCCGAATCTTTAAGGGGTAAATTTGCCTCTCTCTAATCCTAAAGCGCAAAGATCcccattctgatttctcttcccttctcaacCCCCAAATGGAGTAAGTGCCAGGGAGGGGtcgtgtgtccccccccccacccccaactgcaGATCCCAGAGGTAATGACTCATACCCAAATTCACACCCCTCTGAAATTCGGGACCTCAGTCTTCCTTAGGTCCTGGAGAAGGCCCAGGTGAGTGTCAAATATCCAAATTATCTCGCCCACGTCAGCTGTGGGCCTGAGATGTGGGGGCTCCAGACCTGCAGGATCCCTGAGGTTCTATGTAGTTGAAATCAAGGGGTCGCTTGAGCACCAACCACCGTGGTTTCCGGGCATGCAAAGGGTTAACAAGGGCTGGATATTGTGGTGGGGGTGCAAGGAGGGAGGGGTGGCGGGATCTGGGTGGGCCTgctctaacccccccccccattcctcgGGGGTCAAGTTTCAGCGGTACTCCGCCCCCAGGGAAGGTGTGAAAGACACGTGTCCCCATTGTGAAGGGCCTGTCAGCCTGGACAAAGCAGccgcccccctccctccctccctcatcggCCCAGCCCGGGGTCAGCTCCAGGGGGCCGGCTGGGTGTCGAGGTCACTACAGGCCTGAGCTTTGGTGTCACGGGGGAGGGTACCCAGGGAGACTCGGTGGAGGCCACATGATACTTAAAAGATAGGGTTTGAGAATAACACCCACCCCCACTGAAAATTTTACAGTCACCTTCATCACCCCATAGGAGGGGAGTCCTGAACGATGAGCTTGTCTCCCAATAGGAATAGTAAGCACGgcggcaccccccccccccatcaatcaccaacaCAGTGAATCACAGTGTCGAGCCCAGTCGGTTTTAGTGGTTTTCTTTAATCCTGTTCTGCACTTCTTTCTTATTTACTACACGGGatattataaagaataaataGCAGATACTCTTAATTTACAATGATTAGTCATTCCATTTGTTCTCTATATTTACAATAACTGTAAAATAACATTGAACTCTATAGCTTCTTCGAGGTCTAAGGAAAATCAAAACACTTTCCGAAGAATGGaaaatagcttttttaaaaagtccttctACAAAAGTTCCCCCTCTCTTTgtacttttaagaaaaaataactttCCCCCCCTGCTTCGCCATGCGAAGGGCACTGGGATATAAATAGCAGGTTAACATTATTACCAACAACCAGAATAAGTCTCTattttctctgctcttttttttccttttgcttgctttttttaaaatacagtagaAGCCGGTAACTTTTGACGTATAATACTGACCttttaataagtaaattaaaactgGGAccgtatatacacacacatatacattcctaCACAGTTAAACAGTGCATTACATGAACCAGAAAGCCGGGTCTCTGtagccaagaagaaaaaaaaaaagttcattgaaAACCCTCGCTAGAGGGTGGTGAAACTGGTTGGAGACAGTGTGGGGGCGTTGGTAGGGATCCATCAAGTGTCTGAGCGCGGGCAGGGGGCCCCCGAGTTCTAGCAGGAACACTTACACTCGGAAATGATGGGGTACTGGATGGGAATCCAGCCACAGCGCTGACCCCCGCGCCGCTGACAGCGCCACCGCAGCACCGTGAGGTGCACAGACTTGGACGGCTTACACACCATGCCCTCGGGCACAGAGCACGAGCGCTTGCTGAAGCAGCTGCCCACCTTCACGTAGCGCGGCCAAAAGCGGCTGCCCAGGTCGTTCCACGCGTACAGCACCGGGCAGAAGGTCTGTGACCATAGCCACATCTGTAACTTCCTCCTCAGCTTCTTGCTCAGGCGCTGCTTCTTGCCTTGGGCCAAGCCCTCGGAGAACTCCAGCCCTTTGATCTCGCTCGGCATGGCCCCCGACGGCCTCTGCCGCAGCAGCTGGTCCAGCTCCGCCAGGTCCTCGGCACCCCCAGCCGGTCCCCCGCCCCCTCCAGGCCGATCCTCGGGGGGCGAAGTGGCCATGAAACCCGGGTCGTAGTGGCCCCCGAGCAGCGAGCGCAGCAGCGTCTCGTTCAGATCCTTCTCCTTAGGGTCAAAGATAGGGTCTGGGTGTTCGATGAGGTCCACCAGGGGCAGGTTGTCGCTGGGCGCCGGGCGGATGTGCAGATAGTGCTGGCCGCCGGCCGGTGCTGCCCTCAGTCCCAGGACCACCACCAGGGCGTAGAGGGTGACCCCCAGGCTGGGGCAGCGCTCCATGCCTCCCGCGCGCGCCCCGGGGCTGCCTCTTCGTCCCGCGTCCCCGGAGGAGAGCACGCCGAGCCCGCGGCGCTGCCGCGCTCCCCGGTCCCTCCGGAGGCGGCTCACCCGAGGCTGGGCAGGCGCAAGGCGGGCAGCATGAGCCGCGAGGAGAGCGGGTCGCGCAGCGCCGGCTCCGGCCGCGGCGCAGAAGACGCGCACGAGTTGGTCGCAACTCCCCCCCGCCGCTCTACTTGGGAAGGCGACCGCGGCCGGGCATCCGAGATTACTCCAGCGCGACCGTGGGGCGCTGGGGGCGCCGGCTCCTCGCTGCTCTCCCGGGCGGCCGGCGGCGCAGGGCGCGTGGACgagcctcttccctcctcctcctcctccggccGCTCGGCGTCCTGCCTCTCTGTGCGGCGCCGCGGGTCGAGCGGGTCCTGGGCCACTTCCCTCCGCCTGCTACGGGCTGCGCAGCCGGCTCTGCCCGGCGGACTccagcggcggtggcggcggcggcggcggcggcgtccgCGCACGTTGGCACCGGTTTGTCTGTCTCGCAGGGTCCAAGCCTTTAAATTTCCTGCACTTTCAGCTCCATCACCATGGAAACCACTGACTCTCTCCGCgttgccccctcccccttcttccccccaaacaacaaccccaccccccactcctccaCCCGCGAGGAGCCGGAGCCGCACGGgctcgtgggggggggggggagcgacTGCACTGGCCGcgaaggcggcggcggcggcggcggctccggcAGCGCCCAGGGCTGTGCCCCGCCGGACCCAGATGCCCCGGGAAGCCGACAGTCGGGCTGCCCGCCGGAGCTcacaggcggcggcggcggcgcggcagcggcggtggcggcggcggcggtggcgcttGGCAGGTCTCCGCGCaattttctcccccccccaccccggttCTCCTCCTCCTGCAAAATGCACCgcccccctcctttctcctggAGCAATGCAATGGGGCTCTAGGCGCCCCGCCAGGGCCAGTCCCGGGGAAAGCTCTCGGCGGCGCTGGAGCCAGGCTGGAGGGTGCAGGGCTGGAGTTAAGGGGTGTGGGGTTGTCGAGGTGAGGCTGGGGGACTCTCACTAGCTGAGTGCTTTGCACCGGGAGGGAGGTAGCGGGGAGATGCCTGGGTTCCTTTCTCAATGCAGTTCTCAGCAAGACATTTCTCCATGTGCATGGAACGTTTTCCCTAGTGcgtctcttttttcccctctctctcggCTGGGGCTTGGTTTaaatcccctcccccccaatacacacacacacacacacacacacacacacacacacacacacacacacacacacacacagtgagtccAAGAGCCGCAGTATTGCACAGCGTGATGCAATTCCTAGGCAGCATTCCTGCTCCTCTGCTCCTCAGGCCCACGTAGAGGGGGTGGTGGTCTTCTCATCCTCCTCCTTGGCCCGGTCCCGCACTATGAGTGGCGGAGAGATAGGGGTGCATCCTCCTAGCATGCTGCTCCCCTAACCCTCACAGCTCGGTACAACTAGCTCTCGCCTCCCTGGGGGGGGCGCGCCCTCTGCTGGTCCTTTGTGATCCCTGCACCTGGTGCTGGCTTGGGGGGTGGTGTGTAGGCTGGGTGGGTT
This Peromyscus leucopus breed LL Stock chromosome 8b, UCI_PerLeu_2.1, whole genome shotgun sequence DNA region includes the following protein-coding sequences:
- the Nog gene encoding noggin; amino-acid sequence: MERCPSLGVTLYALVVVLGLRAAPAGGQHYLHIRPAPSDNLPLVDLIEHPDPIFDPKEKDLNETLLRSLLGGHYDPGFMATSPPEDRPGGGGGPAGGAEDLAELDQLLRQRPSGAMPSEIKGLEFSEGLAQGKKQRLSKKLRRKLQMWLWSQTFCPVLYAWNDLGSRFWPRYVKVGSCFSKRSCSVPEGMVCKPSKSVHLTVLRWRCQRRGGQRCGWIPIQYPIISECKCSC